The Microbacterium sp. SORGH_AS_0862 genome has a segment encoding these proteins:
- the pgi gene encoding glucose-6-phosphate isomerase — protein MTTPIDPTTTSAWTDLAALRDGFSPDLRGWFAADADRAARLSLPLSDLHVDLSKNLVTDEILARLVELARQTGVEERFAEMLAGVHINTSEDRAVLHTALRRPAGAEPALVVDGQQVDEDVQSVLELVSAFADRVRSGEWQGVTGKKVTHVVNIGIGGSDLGPVMVYEALKPYADAGIQARFVSNIDPTDLAQKTADLDPETTLFIVASKTFTTLETLTNARLARDWLWAGLTASDAIADDDDARTDAVAHHFVAVSTALDKVAAFGIDPTNAFGFWDWVGGRYSVDSAIGLSLAIALGPDVFRELLAGFHAVDEHVRTTPLERNVPVLMGLLNVWYNNFLGAQSHAVLPYAQQLSRFPAYLQQLTMESNGKSVRWDGSPVTTDTGEIFWGEPGTNGQHAFYQLIHQGTRLIPADFIAFVNPAYPLREGDRDVHGLFLANFLAQTKALAFGKTAAEVEAEGTTGALVAARTFAGNRPTTSIFAPALTPAVLGQLIALYEHITFTQGAIWGINSFDQWGVELGKQLALQIAPAIEGDADATAAQDASTRALLDYYRAHRTH, from the coding sequence GTGACCACTCCGATCGATCCCACCACCACCTCCGCTTGGACGGATCTCGCCGCTCTCCGTGACGGGTTCTCCCCCGATCTGCGGGGCTGGTTCGCCGCGGACGCCGACCGCGCCGCACGCCTGAGCCTGCCGCTGTCGGATCTGCACGTCGACCTGTCGAAGAACCTCGTCACCGACGAGATCCTCGCCCGGCTCGTCGAGCTGGCGCGCCAGACCGGTGTCGAGGAGCGCTTCGCCGAGATGCTGGCCGGCGTGCACATCAACACGAGCGAGGACCGCGCCGTGCTGCACACGGCCCTGCGCCGTCCCGCAGGCGCCGAGCCCGCGCTCGTCGTCGACGGCCAGCAGGTCGACGAGGACGTGCAGTCGGTGCTCGAGCTCGTCTCCGCGTTCGCCGATCGGGTGCGCTCGGGCGAGTGGCAGGGCGTCACAGGCAAGAAGGTCACCCACGTCGTCAACATCGGCATCGGCGGCTCCGATCTCGGTCCCGTCATGGTCTACGAAGCTCTCAAGCCCTACGCGGATGCCGGAATCCAGGCGCGATTCGTGTCCAACATCGACCCGACCGACCTCGCCCAGAAGACGGCGGACCTCGACCCCGAGACGACTCTGTTCATCGTCGCGTCCAAGACCTTCACGACGCTCGAGACGCTGACCAACGCCCGCCTCGCGCGCGACTGGCTGTGGGCGGGACTCACCGCATCCGACGCCATCGCCGACGATGACGACGCGCGGACGGATGCGGTCGCGCACCACTTCGTCGCCGTCTCGACGGCGCTCGACAAGGTGGCCGCCTTCGGAATCGACCCGACCAACGCGTTCGGATTCTGGGACTGGGTGGGCGGCCGCTACTCCGTCGATTCGGCGATCGGCCTGTCGCTCGCCATCGCTCTCGGTCCCGATGTGTTCCGCGAACTGCTCGCCGGGTTCCACGCGGTCGACGAGCATGTGCGCACGACGCCGCTCGAGCGCAACGTACCTGTGCTCATGGGGCTGCTGAACGTCTGGTACAACAACTTCCTCGGTGCGCAGTCGCACGCCGTCCTCCCCTACGCGCAGCAGCTGAGCCGCTTCCCGGCGTACCTGCAGCAGCTGACGATGGAGTCCAACGGCAAGTCGGTGCGCTGGGACGGCTCCCCCGTCACGACCGACACCGGCGAGATCTTCTGGGGCGAGCCGGGTACGAACGGCCAGCACGCCTTCTACCAGCTGATCCACCAAGGCACGCGCCTGATCCCCGCCGACTTCATTGCGTTCGTGAACCCCGCCTATCCGCTGCGCGAAGGCGACCGTGACGTGCACGGGCTGTTCCTGGCGAACTTCCTCGCGCAGACCAAGGCGCTCGCGTTCGGCAAGACCGCCGCGGAGGTGGAGGCCGAGGGCACCACAGGTGCGCTGGTCGCCGCTCGCACGTTCGCGGGGAACCGTCCGACGACATCGATCTTCGCGCCCGCCCTGACTCCGGCGGTGCTCGGCCAGCTCATCGCGCTGTACGAGCACATCACCTTCACGCAGGGCGCGATCTGGGGCATCAACTCGTTCGACCAGTGGGGTGTCGAGCTCGGCAAGCAGCTCGCCCTGCAGATCGCCCCCGCGATCGAGGGCGACGCGGACGCCACGGCGGCGCAGGATGCGTCGACCCGCGCCCTGCTCGACTACTACCGGGCCCACCGCACCCACTGA
- a CDS encoding cell wall metabolism sensor histidine kinase WalK, with translation MTRVHRRVARRLTLQARLMVAVIGMVAVILGAVGLATGTILTSIMRESLDTQVSEASQLYGSPNDSAADILKNGRQEVGTLLVLRGQYGPTTGAYVAADSVVELTPAQIESITGRPDHDTGRVDVSVDGLGDYRAILTGDTSGAFLLVGLPTSEVTETLGQIVTTVALVTVGGLLLLGVVLAIIIRRSLRPLRAVASTAERVAAQPLSEGAVRITERVPASEADDATEIGRVGVALNTLLDHVETSLEARQRNEERMRRFVADASHELRTPLASIRGYSELSLRDRTLSETTESSLQRIQAQSLRMTELVEDLLLLARLEEGHELVYGSVDLSRLAVESLGDAQAAGQDHHWELELDEEPVIVAGDTGRLTQVVANLLANARTHTPAGTTVTLSVTREGSDAVLRVHDDGPGVDPQVRDELFERFARGDSSRARKTGGTGLGLSIARAIADAHGGELTVDSSPGDTTFTLRMPGKPIDPGPAASEADPSR, from the coding sequence GTGACACGCGTCCACCGAAGGGTGGCGCGCCGACTCACGCTCCAGGCCCGGCTCATGGTCGCCGTCATCGGCATGGTCGCCGTCATCCTCGGCGCCGTCGGATTGGCGACCGGCACGATCCTCACCTCGATCATGCGCGAGAGCCTGGACACACAGGTCTCGGAGGCCTCGCAGCTGTACGGCTCCCCCAACGACAGCGCGGCGGACATCCTGAAGAACGGCCGGCAGGAGGTCGGCACGCTCCTGGTGCTGCGCGGGCAATACGGGCCGACCACCGGCGCCTACGTCGCCGCCGATTCGGTGGTCGAACTCACCCCTGCGCAGATCGAAAGCATCACAGGACGCCCTGACCACGACACCGGCCGCGTCGACGTGTCCGTGGACGGGCTGGGCGACTACCGCGCCATCCTGACCGGCGACACCTCCGGCGCGTTCCTGCTCGTCGGTCTGCCGACCTCGGAAGTCACCGAGACGCTGGGGCAGATCGTGACCACCGTCGCTCTGGTGACCGTCGGAGGCCTTCTGCTGCTGGGGGTCGTGCTGGCCATCATCATCCGACGCAGCCTGCGCCCGCTCCGAGCCGTGGCGAGCACCGCTGAGCGCGTCGCCGCCCAGCCGCTCTCCGAGGGCGCCGTGCGCATCACCGAGCGCGTTCCCGCATCCGAGGCCGACGACGCCACCGAGATCGGACGCGTCGGCGTCGCGCTGAACACGCTTCTCGACCACGTCGAGACCTCGCTCGAGGCGCGCCAGCGCAACGAGGAGCGGATGCGGCGCTTCGTCGCCGACGCGAGCCACGAGCTGCGCACCCCCCTCGCCTCCATCCGCGGGTACTCCGAGCTGTCGCTGCGCGATCGGACGCTCAGCGAGACCACGGAGTCCTCACTGCAGCGCATCCAGGCGCAGTCGCTGCGGATGACGGAGCTCGTCGAAGACCTGCTGCTGCTCGCCCGCCTCGAGGAGGGGCACGAGCTCGTCTACGGCTCGGTCGACCTCTCGCGCCTGGCCGTCGAGTCCCTCGGCGACGCGCAGGCGGCGGGCCAGGATCACCACTGGGAGCTCGAGCTCGACGAGGAGCCGGTCATCGTCGCGGGTGACACGGGCCGACTCACCCAGGTCGTGGCGAACCTGCTGGCGAACGCACGCACACACACCCCCGCCGGCACGACCGTGACGCTCAGCGTCACCCGCGAGGGATCGGACGCCGTTCTGCGTGTGCACGACGACGGCCCCGGCGTCGACCCGCAGGTGCGCGACGAGCTGTTCGAGCGCTTCGCCCGCGGCGACAGCTCCCGGGCCCGGAAGACCGGCGGCACGGGCCTCGGGCTCTCCATCGCACGGGCCATCGCCGACGCTCACGGCGGCGAACTGACGGTCGATTCGAGCCCCGGCGACACCACGTTCACCCTGCGCATGCCGGGCAAACCCATTGATCCGGGACCGGCCGCATCCGAGGCCGATCCGAGCCGCTAG
- a CDS encoding response regulator transcription factor — protein sequence MTSMAPSPALQRADGSAPRILVVDDEQMLTDLLSMALRMEGWDVRAAASGFQALQAARDFEPDAMVLDIMMPDLDGMAVLQRLRQSGNDVPVLFLTAKDGVADRVAGLTAGGDDYVTKPFSLEEVVARIRGLMRRAGTAQAGDSEPILRVGDLSLNEDSHEVERQGVEIELTATEFELLRYLMRNQRRVVSKAQILDRVWNYDFGGRSSVVELYISYLRKKIDAGREPLIHTVRGVGYMIKAPQ from the coding sequence ATGACTTCGATGGCACCCTCCCCCGCTCTGCAGCGCGCCGACGGCTCCGCTCCCCGCATCCTCGTCGTCGACGACGAGCAGATGCTCACCGATCTGCTGTCGATGGCTCTGCGCATGGAGGGCTGGGACGTGCGCGCCGCGGCCAGCGGATTCCAGGCGCTGCAGGCCGCGCGCGACTTCGAGCCGGACGCCATGGTGCTCGACATCATGATGCCGGATCTCGACGGCATGGCCGTGCTGCAGCGTCTGCGCCAGTCGGGCAACGACGTACCGGTGCTGTTCCTCACCGCGAAGGACGGCGTGGCCGACCGGGTGGCCGGTCTCACGGCCGGCGGAGACGACTACGTCACGAAGCCCTTCAGCCTCGAAGAGGTCGTCGCCCGCATCCGGGGTCTCATGCGCCGCGCGGGTACCGCCCAGGCAGGCGACTCCGAGCCCATCCTGCGCGTCGGAGACCTCAGCCTGAACGAAGACAGTCACGAAGTCGAGCGTCAGGGCGTCGAGATCGAGCTGACCGCGACCGAGTTCGAGCTGCTGCGCTACCTCATGCGCAACCAGCGCCGCGTGGTGTCGAAGGCGCAGATCCTCGACCGCGTCTGGAACTACGACTTCGGCGGACGCTCGAGCGTCGTCGAGCTGTACATCTCGTACCTGCGCAAGAAGATCGACGCCGGGCGGGAGCCGCTGATCCACACCGTGCGCGGTGTGGGCTACATGATCAAAGCTCCGCAGTGA
- a CDS encoding ABC transporter permease, with protein sequence MYATYLRRELSGRKKQTIIVAAGLAIAIALVIVVTALSSGVRDAQTRALESVYGIGTDLTVAGAETEPGEGGRPRFEFGQDAGSTDDDGTTSLSQSRLMTDLMRGTLAASTVDTIANLENVSAASGALALTNSTFTGELPERPTTDDGTAAEGQTGPPGGGGGFGGGSFDLDSFSVLGVGADASVGPLSAVTLSEGRMLEGADAGQDVAVLDATYAASKSLAVGGAIDVGGTSMQIVGIVASATNDADTAANVYIPLDVAQTLAGVGDVVSTVYVQASSADAIGSVQTAISDAFPDATVSSQSDLASTVSGSLASAAALITSLGTWLSVLLLVVAVALAVLFTISGVSRRTREFGTLKAIGWSNRRVVGQVAGESVVQGLIGGVAGVVLGLGAIGVINLISPTISATTEQATGPGGMTGPGGMGGPGGAPQLAAAASDVVLNAPVSIGIVLMAVALSIAAGLVAGAFGGWRAARLSPAEALRAVA encoded by the coding sequence ATGTACGCGACATATCTGCGGCGGGAGCTGTCCGGCCGCAAGAAGCAGACCATCATCGTGGCGGCGGGACTCGCCATCGCCATCGCACTCGTCATCGTGGTGACGGCGCTGTCGTCCGGCGTGCGCGACGCGCAGACGCGAGCCCTGGAATCCGTCTACGGCATCGGCACCGACCTGACCGTTGCCGGTGCCGAGACCGAGCCGGGCGAAGGCGGAAGACCTCGCTTCGAGTTCGGTCAGGACGCCGGCTCGACGGACGACGACGGCACCACCTCGCTCAGCCAATCGCGGCTGATGACCGATCTGATGCGCGGCACGCTGGCGGCGTCCACCGTCGACACCATCGCGAACCTGGAGAACGTCTCCGCCGCATCCGGCGCGCTCGCACTGACCAACTCGACCTTCACGGGCGAGCTCCCCGAGCGGCCGACCACCGACGACGGCACCGCCGCGGAGGGCCAGACCGGCCCGCCAGGCGGGGGCGGGGGCTTCGGTGGCGGATCGTTCGACCTCGACTCGTTCTCCGTGCTCGGCGTCGGAGCCGACGCGTCCGTCGGACCCCTCTCGGCGGTGACGCTCTCCGAGGGGCGGATGCTGGAGGGCGCGGATGCGGGCCAGGACGTCGCTGTGCTCGACGCCACCTATGCCGCGTCGAAGTCACTGGCCGTGGGCGGCGCGATCGATGTGGGCGGCACCTCGATGCAGATCGTGGGCATCGTCGCCTCCGCGACGAACGACGCCGACACGGCCGCGAACGTGTACATCCCGCTGGATGTCGCACAGACGCTCGCGGGGGTGGGCGACGTCGTCTCGACGGTCTATGTGCAGGCGAGTTCCGCGGACGCGATCGGGTCGGTGCAGACCGCGATCTCGGACGCCTTCCCCGACGCGACCGTGAGCTCGCAGTCGGATCTGGCCTCGACGGTCTCCGGCTCGCTCGCGAGCGCCGCGGCGCTGATCACGAGTCTCGGCACGTGGCTGTCGGTGCTCCTGCTGGTCGTCGCCGTGGCACTGGCCGTGCTCTTCACGATCTCCGGTGTCTCCCGCCGTACGCGCGAGTTCGGAACGCTCAAGGCGATCGGCTGGTCCAACCGCCGGGTCGTCGGACAGGTCGCGGGCGAGTCGGTCGTGCAGGGGCTCATCGGCGGCGTCGCCGGTGTGGTTCTCGGGCTCGGCGCGATCGGTGTCATCAACCTGATCTCTCCCACGATCTCGGCCACCACGGAGCAGGCGACGGGCCCGGGCGGGATGACGGGACCGGGCGGAATGGGCGGACCGGGCGGAGCCCCGCAGCTGGCGGCCGCCGCATCCGACGTGGTCCTGAACGCGCCGGTGTCGATCGGCATCGTCCTGATGGCCGTCGCGCTGTCGATCGCCGCGGGGCTGGTGGCGGGGGCCTTCGGCGGCTGGCGTGCAGCCCGGCTGAGCCCTGCCGAGGCCCTGCGTGCCGTCGCCTGA
- a CDS encoding ABC transporter ATP-binding protein, giving the protein MTMNDTVQAAPFAYRVRGVGKTYRQKGRVVTALTGVDIDIDPGEFVTIQGPTGGGKSTFLQLLGALDQPTQGQVMLGETDIARATNRQLSEVRAHEIGFVFQGFNLIPTLTAAENVDMGLEPLGLPRSERAERVREALERVGLDERADHRPGELSGGQQQRVAIARAIAKKPRVLLADEPTGNLDEHMRDEILEVLEALNREGLTLIVVTHDSAVARRASRRLRLEKGTVRDITR; this is encoded by the coding sequence ATGACCATGAACGACACCGTCCAAGCCGCCCCGTTCGCCTATCGCGTGCGCGGCGTCGGCAAGACCTACCGGCAGAAGGGGAGGGTCGTGACGGCGCTCACCGGCGTCGACATCGACATCGATCCGGGTGAGTTCGTCACCATCCAGGGCCCCACGGGAGGCGGCAAGTCCACGTTCCTCCAGCTGCTCGGGGCGTTGGACCAGCCGACCCAGGGCCAGGTGATGCTGGGCGAGACCGACATCGCCCGCGCGACCAACCGACAGCTCAGTGAGGTGCGCGCACACGAGATCGGCTTCGTGTTCCAGGGCTTCAACCTCATCCCGACCCTGACGGCTGCGGAGAACGTCGACATGGGCTTGGAGCCCCTGGGCCTGCCGCGGTCCGAGCGGGCCGAACGGGTCCGCGAGGCGCTCGAGCGCGTCGGCCTCGACGAGCGGGCCGACCATCGTCCGGGCGAGCTGTCGGGCGGTCAGCAGCAGCGCGTGGCGATCGCGAGGGCCATCGCGAAGAAGCCCCGCGTGCTGCTGGCGGACGAGCCTACAGGCAACCTCGACGAGCACATGCGCGACGAGATCCTGGAGGTGCTGGAGGCGCTCAACCGTGAGGGATTGACCCTCATCGTGGTGACGCACGACTCGGCCGTAGCCCGGCGTGCATCGCGGCGCCTCCGGCTCGAGAAGGGCACCGTTCGCGACATCACCCGGTGA
- a CDS encoding VanZ family protein, producing MTDAAVRGRRSRLLLAVATAAYLVVLARLTLVADDAAGTGGILKAWAEAFGATPWTRWITFDLLEFTANIALFVPAGLIGALWLDRRWWLAIPIGLVISAGIETTQGLALAGRVADVRDLVSNTIGTVIGALAIAAMRRIRRR from the coding sequence ATGACGGACGCCGCCGTGCGCGGCCGCCGGAGCAGGCTGCTCCTGGCGGTCGCCACGGCGGCGTATCTCGTGGTGCTGGCGCGCCTGACGCTCGTGGCCGATGACGCGGCCGGCACCGGCGGCATCCTGAAGGCGTGGGCCGAGGCCTTCGGGGCGACACCGTGGACCCGCTGGATCACGTTCGACCTGCTGGAGTTCACCGCGAACATCGCGCTGTTCGTGCCCGCGGGCCTGATCGGGGCGCTGTGGCTGGACCGCCGGTGGTGGCTCGCCATCCCGATCGGCCTCGTCATCAGCGCCGGGATCGAGACGACGCAGGGTCTGGCCCTCGCCGGCCGTGTCGCCGATGTCCGCGACCTTGTCTCGAACACGATCGGCACCGTGATCGGGGCGCTCGCGATCGCAGCGATGCGCCGCATCCGTCGCCGTTGA
- the gndA gene encoding NADP-dependent phosphogluconate dehydrogenase, whose protein sequence is MTEASANIGVVGLAVMGSNLARNLASREGNTVAVFNRSYDKTEHLVTEHPEAGFVPASTYAEFAASLQKPRTAIIMVKAGGPTDAVINDLVQVFEPGDIIVDGGNALFTDTIRREKAVRETGINFVGAGISGGEEGALNGPSIMPGGSDESWVTLGPILKSIAAVAEGEPCVTHVGHDGAGHFVKMIHNGIEYVDMQLIGEAYDLIRRGTGKSPAEISEIFAEWNRGELESYLIEITAEVLKQVDAATGEPLVDVIVDQAGAKGTGAWTVQTALDLGIPVSGIAEAVFARSLSSKPAQRAEATSLPGPSSTATVADPEAFIEDVRQALYASKIIAYSQGFDAIVAGAEQYGWDIKKGDIAKIWRGGCIIRAQFLNRITEAYAENPSLQALVLAPYFRDAVATAQDAWRRVVIGAVETGVPTPAFSSSLAYYDGLRADRLPAALIQGQRDFFGAHTYKRIDKEGTFHTLWSGDRSEVEAVDTH, encoded by the coding sequence GTGACCGAGGCATCAGCCAACATCGGAGTCGTCGGACTCGCCGTCATGGGGTCGAACCTGGCCCGCAACCTCGCCTCGCGCGAGGGCAACACGGTGGCCGTGTTCAACCGCAGCTATGACAAGACCGAGCACCTCGTCACGGAGCACCCCGAGGCGGGCTTCGTGCCGGCCTCGACGTACGCCGAGTTCGCCGCGTCGCTGCAGAAGCCGCGCACCGCGATCATCATGGTCAAGGCCGGCGGCCCCACGGATGCGGTCATCAACGACCTCGTGCAGGTCTTCGAGCCGGGCGACATCATCGTCGACGGCGGCAACGCCCTGTTCACCGACACGATCCGCCGCGAGAAGGCTGTGCGGGAGACCGGCATCAACTTCGTCGGCGCCGGCATCTCCGGCGGCGAAGAGGGTGCGCTGAACGGCCCCTCGATCATGCCCGGCGGCTCGGACGAGTCGTGGGTCACGCTCGGACCGATCCTCAAGAGCATCGCGGCCGTCGCCGAGGGCGAGCCCTGCGTCACGCACGTCGGTCACGACGGCGCGGGTCACTTCGTCAAGATGATCCACAACGGCATCGAGTACGTCGACATGCAGCTCATCGGTGAGGCGTACGACCTCATCCGTCGCGGCACGGGCAAGTCGCCCGCCGAGATCTCCGAGATCTTCGCCGAGTGGAACCGCGGCGAGCTGGAGTCGTACCTGATCGAGATCACCGCCGAGGTGCTCAAGCAGGTCGACGCCGCCACCGGCGAGCCGCTCGTCGACGTGATCGTCGACCAGGCCGGCGCCAAGGGAACGGGCGCCTGGACGGTGCAGACCGCGCTGGATCTCGGCATCCCCGTCTCGGGCATCGCCGAGGCCGTGTTCGCCCGCTCGCTCTCCTCGAAGCCCGCGCAGCGCGCCGAGGCGACGTCGCTGCCCGGCCCCTCCTCGACGGCGACGGTCGCCGACCCCGAGGCCTTCATCGAGGACGTCCGCCAGGCGCTGTACGCGTCGAAGATCATCGCCTACTCGCAGGGCTTCGACGCGATCGTGGCCGGGGCCGAGCAGTACGGCTGGGACATCAAGAAGGGCGACATCGCCAAGATCTGGCGCGGCGGCTGCATCATCCGCGCGCAGTTCCTCAACCGCATCACCGAGGCGTACGCCGAGAACCCGTCGCTGCAGGCTCTCGTGCTCGCACCCTACTTCCGCGACGCCGTCGCAACCGCTCAGGATGCGTGGCGCCGCGTCGTCATCGGCGCCGTCGAGACGGGCGTGCCGACGCCCGCGTTCTCGTCGTCGCTCGCCTACTACGACGGCCTGCGCGCCGACCGCCTGCCGGCCGCCCTCATCCAGGGCCAGCGCGACTTCTTCGGCGCGCACACCTACAAGCGCATCGACAAGGAGGGCACCTTCCACACGCTGTGGTCGGGCGACCGCTCCGAGGTCGAGGCCGTCGACACGCACTGA
- a CDS encoding 50S ribosomal protein L25/general stress protein Ctc: protein MSEDNKVAAEVRTQFGKGFARRLRAAGQIPAVLYGHGTEPVHLALPGHQVALLIRRANALLELTADGKDHLALVKDVQKDPVRQIIEHIDLLVVKKGEKVAVDVPVVVVGEPFAGTIANLDATTVSLEVLATDIPQNIEVDVEGLEDGTHITAADLKLPKGATLVTEPETLVVAVSVPAATLAAEDEIAEADAEVAAEQSEESAEAAE, encoded by the coding sequence ATGTCGGAAGACAACAAGGTCGCCGCTGAGGTGCGCACGCAGTTCGGCAAGGGCTTCGCCCGTCGCCTGCGCGCCGCCGGTCAGATCCCCGCCGTCCTGTACGGCCACGGCACCGAGCCCGTGCACCTCGCCCTGCCGGGTCACCAGGTCGCCCTGCTGATCCGTCGCGCGAACGCGCTGCTCGAGCTCACCGCCGACGGCAAGGACCACCTGGCCCTCGTCAAGGACGTCCAGAAGGACCCGGTGCGCCAGATCATCGAGCACATCGACCTGCTGGTCGTGAAGAAGGGCGAGAAGGTCGCCGTCGACGTGCCCGTCGTCGTCGTGGGCGAGCCCTTCGCGGGCACCATCGCGAACCTGGACGCGACGACCGTGTCGCTCGAGGTGCTGGCCACCGACATCCCGCAGAACATCGAGGTCGACGTCGAGGGCCTCGAGGACGGCACGCACATCACGGCCGCCGACCTCAAGCTCCCCAAGGGTGCGACGCTCGTGACCGAGCCGGAGACGCTCGTCGTCGCCGTCTCCGTGCCCGCTGCGACCCTCGCCGCGGAGGACGAGATCGCCGAGGCCGACGCCGAGGTCGCTGCTGAGCAGTCCGAGGAGTCCGCGGAGGCCGCGGAGTAA